In Turicibacter sanguinis, a genomic segment contains:
- the glpX gene encoding class II fructose-bisphosphatase, whose product MRRELAIEFSRATEAAALAGYKWLGRGDKNAADGAAVLAMRHVLNEINIRGEIVIGEGEIDEAPMLYIGERVGTGFGDDVDIAVDPIEGTRMTAMGQANAMTTLAVGEKGSFLKAPDMYMEKLIVGPKAKGVIDLNLSLEENIRRVAKAVNKPLSAVTVMTLAKPRHDEQIKQMQALGVRVFAIPDGDVAASILTCMPFSEVDMVYGIGGAPEGVVSAAVIRALDGDMQGRLVLRKDVKGETEENIKMSEDEARRCEEMGVKPNEILKLEDMAKSDNVIFSATGITKGDLLDGITCEDGIATTETLVIRGKSRTVRRIQSIHYLDRKDDQIKEIIL is encoded by the coding sequence ATGAGACGTGAATTAGCAATTGAGTTTTCTCGTGCCACAGAGGCAGCAGCATTAGCAGGTTACAAGTGGTTAGGACGTGGGGATAAAAACGCGGCAGATGGTGCGGCTGTTTTAGCGATGCGTCACGTATTAAATGAAATTAATATTCGCGGAGAGATTGTGATTGGTGAAGGTGAAATCGATGAGGCGCCAATGTTATACATCGGAGAACGTGTTGGAACTGGATTTGGAGACGATGTAGATATCGCGGTAGATCCAATTGAAGGAACTCGTATGACAGCAATGGGACAGGCTAATGCTATGACAACCCTTGCCGTTGGTGAAAAAGGATCTTTCTTAAAAGCACCAGATATGTACATGGAAAAACTAATCGTTGGGCCAAAAGCGAAAGGTGTTATTGATTTAAACTTATCTTTAGAAGAAAATATTCGTCGTGTTGCCAAAGCAGTTAATAAGCCATTATCTGCTGTAACAGTGATGACACTTGCTAAACCACGTCATGATGAGCAAATTAAACAAATGCAGGCTTTAGGAGTGCGTGTATTTGCGATTCCAGATGGAGATGTTGCAGCTTCAATTTTAACATGTATGCCATTTAGTGAAGTTGATATGGTTTATGGAATTGGTGGAGCACCAGAAGGTGTTGTTTCTGCTGCTGTAATCCGTGCACTTGATGGAGATATGCAAGGACGTTTAGTTTTACGTAAAGATGTTAAAGGTGAGACAGAAGAAAATATTAAAATGAGTGAGGATGAAGCTCGTCGTTGTGAAGAAATGGGAGTTAAACCAAACGAAATTTTAAAACTTGAGGATATGGCGAAAAGTGATAATGTTATCTTCTCAGCAACAGGAATCACTAAAGGTGATTTATTAGATGGAATCACATGTGAAGATGGAATTGCCACAACTGAAACATTAGTTATTCGCGGAAAATCAAGAACTGTTCGTCGTATTCAATCAATTCATTATCTAGATCGTAAAGACGACCAAATTAAAGAAATCATTTTATAA
- the ispD gene encoding 2-C-methyl-D-erythritol 4-phosphate cytidylyltransferase: MYAAIILSAGIGSRMGLGYNKMLYEINNQPVVVHTLKKFLKNANCGQLILVVNPTEIDTMQNILEGANIMDSRIRIVRGGSERQYSVYNGLQMVTEDVVLVHDGARPFVTQRMIDECYQQALSHHPSIVAVPVKDTIKRVVDGVVVETPDRSQIYAVQTPQAAPTSLLKQAHERAKKAEFLGTDEASLIEKFTKSTVNVVRGDYTNIKLTTPEDLVMAKQLMKGTL; this comes from the coding sequence ATGTACGCTGCAATTATTTTATCAGCCGGAATTGGAAGTCGAATGGGATTGGGTTACAATAAAATGTTATATGAAATTAACAACCAACCTGTTGTGGTTCATACCTTGAAAAAATTCTTAAAAAATGCAAACTGTGGACAACTTATATTAGTTGTTAATCCAACTGAAATAGATACGATGCAAAATATCTTAGAAGGTGCTAATATAATGGATTCGCGTATTCGAATTGTTCGAGGTGGAAGCGAACGACAATATAGTGTCTACAATGGGCTTCAGATGGTTACTGAGGATGTTGTTTTAGTTCATGATGGAGCGCGACCTTTTGTGACGCAACGTATGATTGATGAATGTTATCAGCAAGCTCTAAGTCATCATCCGTCTATTGTAGCAGTGCCTGTAAAGGATACGATTAAACGTGTAGTTGACGGTGTCGTAGTTGAAACTCCTGATCGCTCGCAAATATATGCTGTTCAGACACCGCAAGCAGCCCCAACTTCTTTATTAAAGCAAGCACATGAACGTGCAAAAAAAGCAGAATTTTTAGGGACTGATGAGGCAAGCTTAATAGAGAAGTTTACAAAATCAACTGTTAATGTGGTACGAGGAGACTATACTAATATTAAACTAACAACTCCAGAAGATTTAGTAATGGCAAAGCAATTAATGAAGGGAACCCTATAG
- a CDS encoding PepSY domain-containing protein, with the protein MKKTLLYSMLVTGAFLFGCSSAPQTTNPSTTQTETPITSQNPNSTNISGAQVTITEEQAKEIALKEVGSGNVIEFSYDMDDIIPNYDITIVNGTTEYEFEISAVDGSILKRSSEQNPLITNEVKIDEAKVKEIINNQVNGTIVGIKLDRDDYLPVYDVTVVDGTYKYEFEVSAMDGSILSKDQELINQASNINTNQGLNIDQTKAKEIALGQVNSGVIGEFSLDYERGIPVYEITVYEGRTEYEFEISGIDGSIISRSVDTNLD; encoded by the coding sequence ATGAAAAAGACACTATTATATTCAATGTTAGTAACAGGGGCATTTTTATTCGGATGTTCTTCTGCTCCTCAAACGACTAATCCATCAACTACTCAAACAGAAACTCCGATAACTTCCCAGAATCCTAATTCAACAAATATTAGCGGTGCGCAAGTGACAATTACTGAAGAGCAAGCAAAAGAGATTGCTTTGAAAGAAGTCGGATCAGGAAATGTTATTGAATTCTCATACGATATGGATGATATTATTCCAAATTATGATATTACGATTGTGAATGGTACGACTGAATATGAATTTGAAATCAGTGCTGTTGATGGAAGTATTTTAAAACGTAGTAGTGAACAAAATCCACTAATCACTAATGAAGTAAAGATTGATGAGGCAAAAGTAAAAGAAATTATAAATAATCAAGTCAATGGAACAATTGTTGGAATTAAATTGGACCGCGATGACTACCTTCCGGTTTATGATGTTACAGTAGTAGATGGAACATATAAATATGAATTTGAAGTCAGTGCGATGGATGGAAGTATTTTGAGTAAAGACCAAGAATTAATTAACCAAGCATCTAATATAAATACTAATCAAGGATTAAATATTGATCAAACTAAAGCGAAGGAGATTGCATTAGGCCAAGTAAATAGTGGCGTAATTGGCGAATTTTCATTAGATTATGAACGAGGAATTCCTGTATATGAGATTACTGTTTATGAGGGAAGAACTGAATACGAATTCGAAATTAGTGGGATTGATGGAAGTATTATTTCTCGCAGTGTGGATACAAATTTAGATTAA
- a CDS encoding PadR family transcriptional regulator: MNAQYKKGVLELCVLKLIEKTDLYGYEMVQKLSYYIEVTESTIYPLLRRLTKEGYLETYNKESTEGPTRKYYSITDKGEEYLAKLLKEWNQMVESVHRLFEGV, translated from the coding sequence ATGAATGCACAATATAAAAAGGGTGTTTTAGAATTATGTGTTTTAAAATTAATTGAAAAAACGGATTTGTACGGTTACGAAATGGTTCAAAAACTTTCATATTATATAGAGGTGACTGAGAGTACAATTTATCCATTATTAAGAAGATTAACGAAAGAAGGCTATTTAGAAACTTATAATAAAGAGTCAACTGAAGGTCCGACGAGAAAATATTATTCAATAACAGATAAAGGTGAAGAATATTTAGCAAAACTTTTAAAAGAATGGAATCAAATGGTTGAATCCGTTCATCGTTTATTCGAAGGAGTGTGA
- a CDS encoding HAAS signaling domain-containing protein yields the protein MINQWLEELERELQDILEEDRLEILSSYKEQVNEMKELDIDEEEILSRLGWPKKVAQEVKQSLDYTESRFPADKDDSKVEKPKSNEKGFKKGISICAIIASLCVSILFFMTSFRFIIGSIFLMSFSIGLAIAVLGVTLILFNIGVASLYTGYLIYKRLN from the coding sequence ATGATTAACCAATGGCTAGAAGAGTTAGAGCGAGAATTACAAGATATTTTAGAAGAGGACCGATTAGAAATCTTATCTTCTTATAAAGAACAAGTTAATGAAATGAAAGAGTTAGATATAGATGAAGAGGAGATATTATCTAGATTAGGATGGCCTAAAAAGGTAGCACAAGAAGTTAAGCAATCATTAGATTATACTGAATCTCGTTTCCCCGCTGATAAAGATGATTCAAAGGTAGAAAAGCCAAAATCTAATGAAAAAGGTTTTAAAAAAGGTATCTCTATCTGTGCTATCATAGCATCTTTATGTGTCTCGATTTTATTTTTTATGACGAGTTTTCGTTTTATAATTGGAAGTATTTTTTTAATGTCTTTTTCAATCGGACTTGCGATTGCAGTATTAGGAGTGACACTAATTTTATTTAATATTGGGGTTGCGTCACTTTATACAGGTTATTTGATCTATAAACGACTTAATTAA
- the ispF gene encoding 2-C-methyl-D-erythritol 2,4-cyclodiphosphate synthase: MIRIGHSTDIHQLVEGRKLILGGVEIEHTKGLLGHSDADVLCHAITEAIIGALAKGDIGTHFPDTDPTYKGVDSRVLLRGAFKMMDEAGYCLGNLDATIYAERPKMRPHIDSMRQNIASDLNASMDQVNVKATRGEKLGFVGREEGIASECVVLLFKKTN; encoded by the coding sequence ATGATTCGAATTGGCCATTCAACTGATATCCATCAGTTAGTAGAGGGACGCAAATTAATTTTAGGTGGAGTTGAGATTGAGCATACAAAAGGATTACTTGGACATAGTGATGCTGATGTATTATGCCACGCAATAACAGAAGCAATTATTGGTGCTTTAGCAAAAGGTGATATCGGAACTCATTTTCCAGATACTGATCCAACTTACAAAGGAGTCGATTCACGTGTTCTATTGCGCGGAGCCTTTAAAATGATGGATGAAGCGGGATATTGCTTAGGAAATTTAGATGCGACAATTTATGCTGAAAGACCTAAAATGCGACCACATATCGACTCGATGCGTCAAAATATTGCGAGTGATTTAAATGCTTCAATGGATCAAGTTAATGTAAAAGCTACTCGTGGTGAAAAGTTAGGGTTTGTGGGGCGAGAAGAAGGAATAGCTTCAGAGTGTGTTGTTTTATTATTCAAAAAGACTAATTAA
- the gltX gene encoding glutamate--tRNA ligase: MTVRVRYAPSPTGFLHIGNARSALYNYLFAKHYGGDFILRIEDTDLERNVEGGEESQMNFLRWLGIEWDESVDCGGEYGPYRQLERLDIYRQYVEELIEKGLAYKCYCTSEELEAEREALSTHGHDNIHYSRRCLNATEEEKKELEARGEYVVRIKVPENEEYTFNDIVRGEVTFKSEDFGDWVIMKSNGIPTYNFAVVVDDHLMKITHVFRGEEHLTNTPKQMMVYRAFGWDIPQFGHMTLIVNENGKKLSKRDKDTVQFIEQYANMGYLPEALFNFIALLGWSPAIEEEILSHEQLIELFDEKRLSKSPSTFDKNKLSYINNRYIKALEDEELLELCMPHLVEEGILEGKTTAWAMELISLFHDRLSYGAEIVDLYDEFFSEELELDEEAQAFIAQDGVSETLKAFKTELEALEDFNAEGIQAAIKAAGKAAGAKGKMLFMPCRIATTGQMHGPDLPKALALLGKETVVGRIAKFI; this comes from the coding sequence ATGACAGTTCGTGTTCGTTATGCACCAAGTCCAACAGGATTTTTACATATCGGAAATGCTCGTTCAGCATTATACAATTATTTATTTGCGAAACATTACGGTGGAGATTTTATTTTACGTATTGAAGATACTGACTTAGAGCGCAACGTTGAAGGTGGAGAAGAGTCTCAAATGAACTTTTTACGTTGGTTAGGAATTGAATGGGATGAGTCTGTTGATTGTGGTGGAGAATATGGCCCATACCGTCAATTAGAACGTTTAGATATTTATCGTCAATATGTAGAAGAATTAATCGAAAAAGGATTAGCTTATAAATGCTATTGTACAAGTGAAGAACTTGAGGCAGAACGCGAAGCTTTATCTACTCATGGTCATGATAATATCCATTATTCTCGTCGTTGTTTAAATGCAACAGAAGAAGAAAAGAAAGAATTAGAAGCACGTGGAGAATACGTGGTTCGTATTAAAGTTCCTGAAAATGAAGAATACACATTCAATGATATCGTTCGTGGAGAGGTTACTTTTAAATCAGAAGATTTTGGTGATTGGGTTATCATGAAAAGTAACGGAATCCCAACGTATAACTTTGCAGTAGTTGTGGATGATCACTTAATGAAAATTACTCATGTTTTCCGTGGTGAAGAGCATTTAACAAATACTCCAAAACAAATGATGGTTTATCGTGCTTTTGGATGGGATATTCCTCAATTTGGTCATATGACATTAATCGTTAACGAAAATGGTAAGAAATTATCAAAACGTGACAAAGATACAGTTCAATTCATTGAACAATATGCTAACATGGGATATTTACCAGAAGCATTATTTAACTTCATTGCATTATTAGGATGGTCTCCTGCAATTGAAGAAGAGATTTTATCGCATGAACAATTAATTGAATTATTTGATGAAAAACGTTTATCTAAATCACCATCTACATTCGATAAAAATAAATTATCATACATTAATAACCGCTACATCAAAGCATTAGAAGATGAAGAGTTATTAGAATTATGTATGCCTCACTTAGTTGAAGAGGGAATTTTAGAAGGAAAAACAACAGCATGGGCAATGGAATTAATCTCATTATTCCATGATCGCTTGTCATATGGTGCTGAGATTGTTGATTTATATGATGAATTCTTCTCAGAAGAATTAGAATTAGACGAAGAAGCACAAGCTTTCATTGCACAAGATGGTGTATCTGAAACGTTAAAAGCATTCAAAACAGAATTAGAAGCATTAGAAGATTTCAATGCTGAAGGAATCCAAGCCGCAATTAAAGCAGCTGGAAAAGCAGCGGGAGCAAAAGGTAAAATGTTATTCATGCCTTGCCGTATTGCAACAACTGGGCAAATGCACGGTCCAGATTTACCAAAAGCATTAGCTTTATTAGGTAAAGAAACAGTTGTTGGACGTATTGCAAAATTCATCTAA
- a CDS encoding MFS transporter, whose protein sequence is MSKKLEFYKWLVLLSCFLIMGVAFSIVNNITTLFLDPVTKDLGFSLSSFSFIFTIGAITTSLMSPIIGKLLTKLPLKLIMSIGAILTGSGFFCYSLATKIWMFYCIAIIVGIGLTCLTTIPIATTLTHWFKDKKGLALGISTAGAGTGSFIWMQVVSRLLISKGYTFTYAILGIIIIVVCLPLALFIMRMPPDTTIKAKKKEKFSYKDIQWSPRLILFIVGLFLLGMCISGTKMHIQSYLIYLGHPLPFNANVGSTQALFALMGSLIGGYIFDKVKLTKSIILLVSMALIGYVCLLLGTIPSLLFVFAALFGICLCLPSLVPTYGTSALFGQEHYAMYLGVINMIFTLGGALGPVITGFIVDYFNYSVVWTLYFFITIIYLLLILLALKSKKTSD, encoded by the coding sequence ATGAGTAAGAAATTAGAATTTTATAAATGGCTTGTTTTACTATCATGTTTTTTAATTATGGGTGTTGCATTTAGTATTGTTAATAATATTACGACATTATTTTTAGATCCCGTCACCAAAGACTTAGGATTCTCACTCTCATCCTTTTCATTCATTTTTACGATAGGTGCAATCACGACCTCACTAATGTCTCCAATTATCGGAAAACTACTAACAAAACTTCCACTTAAACTCATTATGAGTATCGGAGCTATTTTAACCGGCAGTGGATTTTTCTGTTATTCTCTCGCTACAAAAATTTGGATGTTCTATTGCATTGCCATTATTGTCGGAATAGGGCTAACCTGTTTAACTACCATTCCGATTGCTACAACACTAACACACTGGTTTAAGGATAAAAAAGGATTAGCATTAGGAATTTCAACGGCAGGAGCGGGAACAGGGTCTTTTATATGGATGCAGGTGGTTTCAAGGTTACTGATCAGTAAAGGATACACCTTCACCTATGCTATTCTTGGCATTATCATTATTGTAGTTTGTCTACCGCTAGCACTCTTCATTATGAGGATGCCACCAGATACAACCATTAAAGCTAAAAAGAAAGAAAAATTTTCATATAAAGATATTCAGTGGAGTCCACGGCTAATTTTATTTATAGTCGGTCTCTTCTTACTCGGGATGTGTATTTCAGGAACTAAGATGCATATTCAATCATATTTAATTTATCTAGGCCATCCACTTCCGTTTAATGCAAATGTCGGTTCAACTCAAGCACTTTTCGCATTAATGGGGAGTTTAATCGGAGGATATATTTTTGATAAAGTAAAATTAACTAAATCAATTATTCTATTAGTCTCAATGGCTCTTATCGGTTATGTCTGTTTACTTTTAGGAACCATTCCATCACTCCTTTTTGTTTTCGCCGCTCTGTTTGGTATTTGTTTATGTTTACCCTCTTTAGTCCCTACCTATGGAACAAGCGCTTTATTTGGACAAGAACATTACGCCATGTATCTAGGAGTGATTAATATGATTTTCACACTCGGTGGAGCATTAGGTCCTGTTATTACAGGATTTATTGTTGATTATTTCAATTATAGTGTAGTTTGGACCCTCTATTTTTTTATTACTATTATCTATCTTCTTTTAATCTTACTCGCCTTAAAATCAAAAAAAACCTCAGATTAA
- a CDS encoding NUDIX hydrolase, translating to MDVTFQTDVGRFNYRVAGVLIHENRLLVMTDERSPYYYLPGGRVSMNEESTMAIKREIKEELDVEVEATQLLWIVENFFVEQQSQEQFHEIGMYYLLQLTEEDILKRGQEFIMNEGGYKKLSFLWLPLEKIKHLNIYPLFLKERIMNLPQVPEHLVEIKE from the coding sequence ATGGATGTAACTTTTCAAACGGATGTTGGACGCTTTAACTACCGTGTGGCTGGCGTATTAATTCATGAGAATCGGCTGCTTGTCATGACCGATGAACGCTCACCCTATTATTATTTACCAGGTGGGAGAGTGTCGATGAATGAGGAAAGTACTATGGCTATTAAACGAGAAATAAAAGAAGAATTGGACGTGGAGGTTGAAGCGACTCAATTACTATGGATCGTTGAAAATTTCTTCGTCGAGCAACAAAGCCAAGAACAATTTCATGAAATTGGAATGTACTACTTGCTTCAGTTAACAGAGGAAGACATTTTAAAAAGAGGTCAGGAGTTTATCATGAATGAAGGTGGATATAAAAAACTATCTTTCCTATGGCTACCTTTAGAAAAAATTAAACATCTAAATATTTATCCATTGTTTTTAAAAGAACGCATCATGAATTTACCACAGGTGCCAGAACATTTGGTTGAAATAAAAGAATAA
- a CDS encoding RidA family protein → MNIIATDNAPKAIGPYSQAIEANGTLYISGQIPLDPQTMEFVSDEIEAQTHQCLKNIQAILTEAGYTLENVVKCGIFLADMNDFSAVNAVYGEYFSAHKPARACVQVARLPRDAKIEIEAIAVK, encoded by the coding sequence ATGAATATTATTGCAACAGATAATGCTCCAAAAGCCATTGGACCTTATTCTCAAGCTATTGAAGCAAATGGAACACTTTATATTTCAGGACAAATCCCATTAGACCCACAAACAATGGAGTTTGTATCTGATGAAATCGAAGCTCAAACTCACCAATGTTTAAAAAATATTCAAGCTATTTTAACTGAAGCGGGATATACATTAGAAAATGTCGTAAAATGTGGAATTTTCTTAGCTGATATGAATGATTTTTCTGCAGTAAATGCGGTATACGGAGAATACTTCTCAGCCCACAAACCAGCACGAGCTTGTGTACAAGTAGCCCGTTTACCACGCGATGCTAAAATCGAAATTGAAGCAATTGCAGTTAAATAA
- the ilvA gene encoding threonine ammonia-lyase, with the protein MNTVTFEMIKEAAQNLKGVIKETDFCFAESLSERSGAEVYLKLENLQQSGSFKIRGAYNKMLHLSDEEKQCGVVASSAGNHAQGVAISATKLGIKSTIVMPRSAPFAKIFATRNYGGEVVLEGEIYDEAYQKALEIKEATGATFVHPFNDPYVIAGQGTIGLEMIEEQPDLDVVLVPIGGGGIAAGIAMAIKTLNPNTKVIGVQTENAPSMYQSIKDGKIGTVKVTKSIADGIAVATPGDVTFPLIQQYVDEVITVSETQISQAFLLLLENCNLVCEGAGAVCVAAILSNQLDLKGKKVGAVLSGGNIDTNLIESIINHAMMSLGRRTKIQVSIADRPGELNAFLDTIAEELGNLIMIRQNRYREGLSMYQLGVTVVIETLDAAHKERVIQKLIESGYEIEYTN; encoded by the coding sequence GTGAATACTGTAACGTTTGAAATGATAAAAGAAGCAGCACAAAACTTAAAAGGAGTTATTAAAGAAACAGATTTCTGTTTTGCAGAATCATTAAGTGAGCGTAGTGGAGCAGAAGTGTATTTAAAATTAGAAAATCTTCAGCAATCAGGATCATTTAAAATCCGAGGTGCTTATAATAAGATGCTTCATTTAAGTGATGAAGAAAAACAATGTGGTGTTGTTGCATCAAGTGCTGGGAATCACGCACAAGGTGTTGCAATTAGTGCAACGAAACTTGGCATCAAATCGACCATTGTCATGCCAAGGAGTGCACCGTTTGCTAAAATCTTTGCTACTCGCAATTATGGTGGTGAAGTGGTTTTAGAAGGAGAAATCTACGACGAGGCATATCAAAAAGCATTAGAAATTAAAGAAGCAACTGGAGCAACATTTGTTCACCCATTTAATGACCCTTACGTTATTGCAGGGCAAGGAACAATTGGTCTTGAAATGATTGAAGAACAACCAGATTTAGATGTCGTGTTAGTTCCAATCGGCGGAGGTGGAATTGCAGCAGGAATTGCAATGGCTATTAAAACATTAAATCCAAATACTAAAGTCATTGGAGTTCAAACAGAAAATGCCCCATCGATGTATCAATCAATTAAAGACGGGAAAATTGGCACAGTGAAGGTTACTAAATCGATTGCAGATGGAATTGCAGTCGCAACCCCAGGTGATGTTACGTTCCCATTAATTCAGCAATACGTTGATGAAGTTATCACAGTATCTGAAACTCAAATTTCGCAGGCTTTCTTATTATTGCTTGAAAACTGTAACTTGGTGTGTGAAGGTGCAGGAGCAGTTTGTGTTGCTGCAATTCTTTCAAATCAGCTAGACCTTAAAGGTAAGAAAGTCGGTGCCGTTCTGTCCGGAGGAAATATCGATACTAATCTTATTGAAAGTATTATTAATCATGCTATGATGTCTCTTGGACGTCGAACAAAAATTCAAGTTTCAATTGCAGATCGTCCTGGTGAGTTGAATGCTTTCTTAGATACAATCGCAGAGGAACTCGGTAATCTTATTATGATTCGACAAAATAGATATCGTGAAGGATTATCAATGTATCAATTAGGAGTGACGGTCGTTATTGAAACGTTAGACGCTGCTCATAAAGAACGCGTCATTCAAAAATTAATCGAATCAGGTTATGAGATTGAGTATACAAACTAG
- the cysS gene encoding cysteine--tRNA ligase yields MLIYNTYTREKEEFRPIEENKVRMYICGPTVYNYIHIGNARPVLFFDLVHRYFKYLGYEVEFVSNVTDVDDKIINRAIEEGVTEAQISEKYLNYFLECNKALNALPLTAMPKVTESMDSMIEFINQLVERDFAYAVDGDVYFRIDKVREYGQLSGKKIDELEVGARIAEDSKKENPLDFVLWKKTDKGITWDSPWGAGRPGWHTECVVMINNQFHGKIDIHGGGTDLQFPHHENEIAQSLCMYEHNIANYWMHVGRLGLNNEKMSKSIGNVINVKDLIEQIDANAFRLFMLSVHYRQPINYTEENIQLAVKEWQKVKSTYDQLHLKLDLAGALDVEPSVVPEIEALMNQFVEALEDDFNTANAIASLYGVIKEINKMVRAKASDEANRYALMTLQNMTYIFGFDLNKKRLTDEERELMQAWEEARKAKDFAKADELRGKLQALNVL; encoded by the coding sequence ATGCTAATTTATAATACGTATACGCGTGAGAAAGAAGAATTTAGACCGATTGAAGAAAACAAAGTGAGAATGTATATTTGTGGACCAACTGTTTACAACTATATTCATATCGGAAATGCACGTCCTGTTCTGTTTTTCGATTTAGTACATCGCTATTTTAAATATTTAGGATACGAAGTAGAATTTGTTTCAAACGTAACAGATGTTGATGATAAAATCATTAACCGTGCGATTGAAGAAGGTGTGACAGAAGCACAAATTTCTGAAAAATATTTAAACTACTTTTTAGAATGTAATAAAGCATTAAATGCTTTACCATTAACAGCAATGCCAAAAGTAACAGAAAGTATGGATTCAATGATTGAATTTATTAACCAATTAGTTGAGCGTGATTTTGCTTATGCAGTTGATGGAGACGTTTACTTCCGTATTGATAAAGTTCGTGAATACGGACAATTATCAGGTAAGAAAATCGATGAATTAGAAGTTGGAGCTCGTATTGCAGAAGACTCTAAAAAAGAAAATCCTTTAGACTTCGTTTTATGGAAAAAAACAGATAAAGGAATTACATGGGATTCACCTTGGGGTGCAGGGCGTCCTGGTTGGCATACAGAATGCGTTGTGATGATTAATAACCAATTCCATGGAAAAATTGATATCCATGGAGGTGGAACTGATTTACAATTCCCTCATCATGAAAATGAAATTGCTCAATCATTATGTATGTATGAACACAACATCGCAAACTATTGGATGCATGTTGGACGTTTAGGATTAAATAATGAGAAAATGAGTAAATCAATCGGAAATGTTATCAATGTTAAAGATTTAATTGAACAAATCGATGCTAATGCCTTCCGTTTATTTATGTTATCAGTTCATTATCGTCAACCAATTAACTACACTGAAGAAAACATCCAATTAGCAGTTAAAGAATGGCAAAAAGTAAAATCGACTTATGATCAATTACATTTAAAACTTGATTTAGCTGGTGCACTTGATGTAGAACCATCAGTAGTTCCTGAAATTGAAGCTCTAATGAACCAGTTTGTTGAAGCTTTAGAAGATGACTTCAATACCGCAAATGCTATTGCAAGTTTATATGGTGTGATTAAAGAAATTAATAAAATGGTTCGTGCGAAAGCATCAGATGAAGCAAACCGCTATGCTTTAATGACATTACAAAATATGACTTATATTTTCGGATTTGATTTAAACAAAAAACGTTTAACAGATGAAGAACGTGAATTAATGCAAGCTTGGGAAGAGGCAAGAAAAGCAAAAGACTTTGCTAAAGCAGATGAATTACGTGGAAAATTACAGGCTTTAAATGTTTTATAA
- a CDS encoding Mini-ribonuclease 3: protein MEANQMNSTMLAFVGDSYYDLKIREMLCKSGVNKPNRLHQLAVKYVSAHAQATTLAYLIEIEFLTEKELEVVKKGRNTKSRSVPKNTDVLTYAHSTAFEALIGYLYLTEQFDRLDAIVSKSIEYKNGVTN, encoded by the coding sequence ATGGAAGCAAATCAGATGAATAGTACGATGCTGGCATTTGTCGGTGATTCATATTATGACTTAAAAATTCGAGAAATGTTATGCAAGAGTGGGGTTAATAAACCAAACAGACTTCACCAATTGGCAGTTAAATATGTATCAGCACATGCTCAAGCCACTACATTAGCATATTTAATTGAAATAGAATTTTTAACAGAGAAAGAATTAGAAGTAGTGAAAAAAGGACGTAACACGAAAAGTCGTTCCGTACCTAAAAACACAGATGTCTTAACATATGCTCATAGTACAGCATTCGAGGCTTTAATTGGATACTTATATTTAACAGAACAATTTGATCGTTTAGATGCAATTGTGAGCAAAAGTATTGAATATAAAAATGGAGTGACAAACTAA